A genome region from Leifsonia sp. Root112D2 includes the following:
- a CDS encoding pentapeptide repeat-containing protein, producing MLASTDLLAKDPLKADCANCFGLCCVALAFSRSSDFAIDKDAGEPCVNLQEDFRCGIHSRLRESGFKGCTVYDCFGAGQKISQTTFEGRNWREEPDSRDQMFALLPVMRQLQELLWYLREAMRMPEASALQGELERAYTETERLTLGSAEDLLALDVDAQRDAVNVLLTAASERARADARPADVAALPRKVRRGADLMGAALAGQDLRGANLRGAYLIAADLRGANLGAVDLIGADMRDADVRGADLSAALFLTQTQVNAANGDAATRLPTGLERPGHWIREDD from the coding sequence ATGCTCGCATCCACCGATCTGCTCGCGAAGGACCCGCTGAAGGCGGACTGCGCGAACTGTTTCGGCCTCTGCTGCGTGGCGCTGGCGTTCTCCCGCTCGTCGGACTTCGCCATCGACAAAGATGCCGGCGAGCCGTGCGTGAACCTGCAGGAGGACTTTCGCTGCGGCATCCATTCGCGGTTACGCGAGAGCGGTTTCAAGGGCTGCACGGTCTACGACTGTTTCGGAGCCGGCCAGAAGATCTCGCAGACGACGTTCGAAGGCCGCAACTGGCGGGAGGAGCCGGATTCTCGGGATCAGATGTTTGCCCTGTTGCCCGTGATGCGGCAATTGCAGGAGCTGCTCTGGTACCTGCGTGAGGCGATGCGGATGCCCGAAGCGAGCGCGCTCCAAGGCGAGCTCGAGCGGGCGTACACCGAGACCGAGCGGTTGACTCTCGGAAGCGCGGAAGATCTTCTGGCTCTCGATGTGGATGCGCAACGGGATGCCGTGAACGTGCTGCTGACCGCGGCGAGCGAACGTGCAAGGGCCGACGCGCGCCCGGCGGATGTCGCCGCGCTTCCGCGAAAGGTGCGCCGTGGCGCGGACCTCATGGGGGCGGCACTCGCGGGCCAGGACCTGCGCGGAGCGAATCTGCGTGGCGCCTATCTCATCGCCGCCGATCTGCGCGGGGCGAACCTCGGCGCCGTCGACCTGATCGGTGCGGATATGCGTGATGCGGATGTGCGCGGTGCCGACCTCTCTGCGGCCCTTTTCCTCACACAAACACAGGTCAATGCAGCCAATGGAGACGCGGCCACCCGGCTGCCGACCGGACTCGAGCGCCCGGGGCACTGGATTAGGGAGGACGACTGA
- a CDS encoding DUF6176 family protein, which yields MPSSVPAGLRLELSRARIVEDKEEEFDEWMAVLNDRYPEHEAALSNERQVFEATFKHREADGRLWMYHLSLMGADGGGLDESLPLDAAHAAYSRRVKEPGWEELTPAFMLTPQHIGEIMAHWGRTGSIG from the coding sequence ATGCCTTCCTCCGTGCCAGCGGGATTGCGCCTCGAGCTCAGCCGCGCGCGGATTGTCGAGGACAAGGAAGAGGAGTTCGACGAGTGGATGGCGGTGCTCAACGACCGCTATCCGGAACACGAGGCGGCACTCTCGAACGAACGCCAGGTGTTCGAAGCAACGTTCAAGCACCGCGAAGCCGACGGGAGGTTGTGGATGTATCACCTGAGCCTGATGGGCGCCGATGGCGGCGGTCTCGACGAGTCCCTGCCGTTGGACGCCGCGCATGCCGCATACAGTCGTCGGGTCAAAGAGCCGGGCTGGGAAGAACTGACGCCAGCGTTCATGCTGACACCTCAGCACATCGGCGAGATCATGGCGCACTGGGGTCGAACCGGATCAATCGGCTGA